The Corvus hawaiiensis isolate bCorHaw1 chromosome 10, bCorHaw1.pri.cur, whole genome shotgun sequence genome includes a window with the following:
- the ADIPOQ gene encoding adiponectin, with protein sequence METAVSELTAPRALRDSDSIARPHSLNRLQQANQDSKQLEPTMRGLAGFLLFSLLLMAPYSTGVAAQDTQPDPKMPCANWMGGAPGYPGHNGVPGRDGKDGRDGLKGDKGDEGPAGPKGEPGPVGSRGFPGPPGSPGIPGTPGQKGKDAFVHRSAFSVGLTERSPAPNVPIRFSKIFYNEQGHYDPSTGKFLCNVPGTYYFAYHLTVYLSDVKVSLYRKDKAVIFTYDQFQNNNVDQASGSVLLHLSSGDEVWLQVYGNGDKNGVYADNLNDSTFMGFLLYPDPDNY encoded by the exons ATGGAAACAGCAGTGTCTGAGCTGACAGCTCCCCGTGCCCTTAGGGATAGCGATTCGATAGCCAGACCTCATTCTCTAAACAGACTGCAGCAAGCCAACCAGGACTCAAAGCAGCTG GAACCAACAATGAGGGGCCTGGCAGGCTTCCTGCTGTTCTCGTTGCTGCTGATGGCCCCCTACTCCACAGGGGTGGCTGCCCAGGACACCCAGCCTGACCCCAAAATGCCATGTGCCAACTGGATGGGAGGAGCACCGGGCTACCCTGGCCACAACGGGGTCCCTGGCCGGGATGGGAAAGATGGAAGAGATGGACTAAAGGGAGATAAAGGAGATGAAG GTCCAGCAGGTCCCAAAGGTGAACCAGGCCCAGTAGGAAGCCGAGGCTTTCCCGGACCTCCTGGATCTCCTGGAATTCCTGGAACCCCAGGGCAGAAGGGCAAAGATGCTTTTGTCCACCGCTCTGCCTTCAGTGTAGGGCTGACGGAGCGAAGCCCTGCCCCCAACGTCCCCATCCGCTTCAGCAAGATCTTCTACAACGAGCAGGGCCACTACGACCCCAGCACGGGCAAGTTCCTCTGCAACGTCCCTGGCACCTACTACTTCGCCTACCACCTCACGGTCTACCTGTCGGACGTCAAGGTCAGCCTCTACAGGAAGGACAAGGCCGTGATCTTCACCTATGACCAGTTCCAGAACAACAACGTTGACCAAGCGAGtggctctgtcctgctgcaccTCAGCTCCGGGGACGAGGTCTGGCTTCAGGTGTATGGGAATGGGGACAAAAACGGTGTCTATGCTGACAACCTCAATGATTCCACTTTCATGGGCTTCCTCCTGTACCCTGACCCAGATAACTACTAA